In a genomic window of Macaca nemestrina isolate mMacNem1 chromosome 18, mMacNem.hap1, whole genome shotgun sequence:
- the LOC105464272 gene encoding small ribosomal subunit protein uS8 isoform X3, producing MVRMNVLADALKSINNAEKRGKRQVLIRPCSKVIVRFLTVMMKHGYIGEFEIIDDHRAGKIVVNLTGRLNKCGVISPRFDVQLKDLEKWQNNLLPSRQFGFIVLTTSAGIMDHEEARRKHTGGKILGFFF from the exons ATGGTGCGCATGAATGTCCTGGCTGATGCTCTCAAGAGCATCAACAATGCCGAAAAGAGAGGCAAACGCCAGGTGCTTATTAGGCCGTGCTCCAAAGTCATCGTCCGGTTTCTCACTGTGATGATGAAGCATG GTTACATTGGCGAATTTGAAATCATTGATGATCACAGAGCTGGGAAAATTGTTGTGAACCTTACAGGCAGGCTAAACAAG tGTGGAGTGATCAGCCCCAGATTTGATGTACAActcaaagatctagaaaaatGGCAGAATAACCTGCTTCCATCGCGCCAGTTTGG TTTCATTGTACTGACAACCTCAGCTGGCATCATGGACCATGAAGAAGCAAGACGAAAACACACAGGAGGGAAAATCCTGGGATTCTTTTTCTAG